A segment of the Elaeis guineensis isolate ETL-2024a chromosome 6, EG11, whole genome shotgun sequence genome:
ATAAAGATCACCACAATTGCTAACCAAAGGCATTCGTCGTGGACAACCAGGAACACCGATGTCATCCATGTGATCATCATGGCCAAGCATGCAAAAGATGGTGAGCCTGTGGCCCCATATCAGCTGATAGAGTTTAAAATGCACTGGATCCTTCCATGCCCAAATGAAGCAGAAGATGACAATGATCGAGCTACACATTGCAATGGCTTCTTACCTCACCTCTAGTGAGTATTTGCCATTCATATGGCAACTAGTATCCGGAACGGTAACTCAGGATTTCGCTAGTGATTTCGACTCGGAGCTGAGACTTAACGTGGTTGGCTTTAAAGGGAGGATCGATTCTTTAAATAGAACACTAATCAAGGTTGTAGAAGCCGGCAAAGACTTCGACTCCCACACAAAATCGAAGTTTCGGCCAAATAGGGAAGAAAAACTCCTTCGGGAGACTGTTCATGGTTGGCTTCCCAGCACATGCAAGGCACGTTCTAgccttaattttttttagttctttAAAAGTTATGCTAAATCTTTTGGGCCCTTTCTGGTAACTACGCCTAAATTGGGGCAGGGGTATTACAAGTAGAATAGACGCATaacatatttaataaaaatattttatatccaaGTATATCTTGtaaatttgatttaatattttacaagTATTTTATGTgagcatataaaatatttaattttaataatttatcataACATTAGATAAGTTTAGAAATCAAGTCATATACATGATAAAACATATTAGGGCAGAAATAACTTACAAATTTTtgccttaaaatttcatgaaattttaCCATCCAAGAATATTAACTAaactttaaaataatttaaacacCTTATTAGACTTCCAAAAGATAGTGGTAGATAATTTAATTTATCTCAGTTTCTAATCTacataatcaaatttaatttaacatCAACCTTAGGATTTGTTAATTATCTAGTACAAGTATTAAAATGGAGTTGATGGATATCTATATTGAAAGAATTTGGTCACGATCATGCCTTCTTATTATCCAGATCTACATgatttatctaatcaaattaaaatttttaagtcagatttaattttataaataaaaaaataaaaatataggctTGATCCGGCCAATCAATTGAAATAGAACAGAGAGAGATATTAGATCTAGGCTTATTGGTTAATTGGGCTTCCCCCACTTGATTTAGGTCTAATCAGAGACCAAtgagctttctctctctctctctctctcctttttattctttcttcttcattttcttcttcatgcCGAACCTAGGATTTCATTGAAGCTTTCCaagggaagaagaggggagaaGGAATGATGCGGCTAGTGTGGCCGGTGGTAGTAGCACAGCCAGAGCGTCGATGGCTAGAGGTGGCGGTCCGGCCGTACACAGGGGAgccaagagaaggaaaaaaagggGCGCTGCCCCTTGCTGCCATGGCGACAGCACCCAAGCCCAAAAAGAAGGGAAGGGAGGAGGGCTGATCGGCGGTGGTGGGTCACGACGATCGACAGTGAAGGATTCAGATGGCAATAAAACAGAGGATGGGGGAAGAAAAAAGGGTTTGGGCGGCGTGGTAGTTGGCAACAGTGGCTCGGAGGTTGCCGGAGGTGAGGAAGGAGGCGAGAGGGAGGAAGATCCGCGCTTAGTGGTGATCAATCGATGGGAAGAAGGGATTTTAAAGAGAAATTTTGGTTGAGATAAGACCGGTATAACATTGGTCATTCGTCGGTTGCGGTGGTCCCAAACGGCCACTGGCTGTTTGCACCGGCCTGCGATGCCCACAATGGCCACGGTTGCGGGGCCTCATCCCACGGCGAAGGCATTTAGGCAGGGGATCATATATCCCTGTTTCACATGCGAAGCTCCCTGTATTTAGGTTGAAGTTGGCTGGGGCTGCCGACTTTGGTTCAGAATGGGTTCAATTGGCCGGTTCTCACAAATATATTGTGTAAGGCACAGTTTAAGACAATCTCTAGGATGCACAGGTGAACTAGCAATTTGATAGAGAATTCATAACATCAGGGTTAACAAAAGATATATAGTGGACTTCTTTCGGTTGGTTCACAACCAACCAACTCCTTACAGAGGAATGAACATTACATCTTTACCCAGTATAGCCCCAACAATGAATGGCGTGCTGCAACCAATCAAGATCACCACAATTGCTAACCAAAGGCATTCGTCGTGGACAACCAAAAATACCGATGTCATCAGTGTGATTATCATGGCCAAGCATGCGACAATGGTGAGCCTGTGGCCCCATGTCAGCTGATAGAGTTTAAAGCGCACTGGATCCTTCCATGCCCAAATGAAGCAGAAGATGACAATGATCGAGCTACACATTGCAATGGTATTAGAGATCACAAAAGCCTTGAAGGCTGCATGCTTACCCAGTAAGGCATAGCCATATTGTTGATGGAAACCGCCGGGCATGGTGAAACTGGCGGCGAAGGTAACGGTGGCGATGAGTGCAGCCACCAAAGTATAGGTCTCTACGCTTAATTTGAAGTGCTCATCAGGTACTGATGCCTTCTTTCGGAATGATCTGGACATTCCTATTTTGGGGAGCTGTTGTTTGCTGAATTTTTTGGCTTCAcgcttctttaacttcttccaAATGTACATCTGGTTAAAGAGCAAGAGTTAATTTGATCCTCACAGTTTAATGTCTTGTAACTAGGGAATGATCACATATGGACAAGTGGTTGTAATAATGGATGTGAGTAATCAACTCCATGTTCGTCTAAGTTATTAGATTACCAATATACCCCTCTAATTTGGTTTGCATTTGTTCCCACATTTGGTATATTATTTCAACACGTCTAGCCTTTGCATCAAGTAACATGATCAGTGGTGGTACCAGAAGACTATGTTAGGGTAGCGTGAGCATTCTGCGGTCCAATCCATTATAATTTAATAGATTCTGCCATGATATAATTGGAAAAGGATTTGACTCACTTCTGATCAACCAGGAAACCGGGCAGTCGACGCCATGCACGTATATTGGACAAGTAATTGATACTTCTTATCAGCACTGGTTGCAAATCATTCATGAGATCCCAGATTCAGGTACTCCATGCATGATATATAGGTGGCTGGTGCTGATCcaaaaatcatcaaatcaaactaGTTCTACATCGTTCATGATGACTTTATGTTGAAGCCAATCCAATCTGGTTACTAGCAATCCTAACATTTGGTCTACAATACTAGCTAGGCCAGTCCAAGTCAAAGATCCAGTTTATCTTGCTGAATGGGTATATTGGAAACCGTATTAAAGGTTTAAATTCCACCTTCAATAGGATTAAGGGTGTGAGCACTGAGCAGACAGGTAACTTGTTATGCAGCACAATTGCCTGCATATCCTCTTTCTAACCCAACATCCGAAGGGGGAAACTCATTTTCTATAAGGTCGATGGCTACTtgactcaataaaaaataaatttgagggGGTACTACTACTGATCACCTATATTGCTCAATCAATCACTAATATTTACATCTAGAGTTCAGATCCTTTGCGGTGCAAAAGTGCATTGTAGAGTCCTATGCCACTATGGATAGCCACTACTCATCCATCTTGAAGACAGGTATCCCACGAATATACCCGTGCATTTTTAGTCCAATCCATGATGCACATGGATATGAAGAAGAGCTATATATCTCTCTCCAAATGGatgatgtagtggcaatccacaATATATAGCTTCACATTTTGCAGTGTAAAAGTAGCAGCACCGCAAAGGATCCCGTTCGCCACATCAGACCAATGCAACTAAACCCTGATCTGGATATGATCTTAGCATTTTCATATAAATAATGGTCTGTGTTACTAAGTATACGCTTGATTTGATACCTGATATGGGCCTAATGGTTCCGATGGTTCCAGAGATTCAATCACTTTCCGAGCTGTGCAACCTTTGTTGTTCAAGATGCAGGGATCCACCCTCTTATCGTCAATCAGCTGGAGCGATGATTGTATCCTAGAATGCTTGGCAGCCAAATGAAGAGGAGTGTCCCCATTGACATCCCTCTGGTTAATGATTTCTTCCGGCTGTATATTCTTCAGTAAGCACTTCAACGAGCTCACCTTTCCGCTCATGACGGCAATGTGAAGCGCATTCATGCCTGCACTATCTACCTGCTCTGCAGCATCGGGACAATACTTCAAGAGCTCCTTGATCACCAAGTTTGAACCGGAATCGGAGGCAACATGAAGAGGGGACTGCCCGTCATAGTTGGTAACATATACGAGCGAAGTGTCCTTCTTCAGTAGCATTTCCACCATCCTAGCATTATCCTTTCGCGCTGCATAATGAAGAGCAGTGTCGCCGGATTCGTCAACAACTTTGATGAGATCACTTCTCTCAGTCAATAACATGTCCATGATGTCTGCCATGTAGTTAATTATTACGTGTGAGGAAATGTTAATCATTAAATAAGAAAGAAATTTGTATACATGACTTTGTCCGGAATCATCGGACAAGCATCAAATTTGTCATCTTCTATTCATCTGCATGAGAATTATGTGATCATGAACGCATGAAGTTTGCATTATGAAACAGGTGGACGTGAACTTACTGATATGGCCGCCGAGCGCGGCCTGGTGCAGGGGTGAGCCTGTCCCGGACTGCGGTGGCTGCATCTCCTCCTCTTCTGCTACCCATGGATGCTCCAAAATCTCCCTAACCACACTCGCCAACCCCTCCCTCGCTGCAATGTGCAGTGGCGTCTCCTTGCTGAGGTTTGTCAGATGCCCGACGGCCGGGTCGCCGTCCAACAGTTCCCATGCAGCCTGAGAGTGGCGATGCTTCACCGCCTCGTGTAATGGGGTGTTCCCCAGCTTGTTCCTCATCCTCAGCGGGCCTTGGTCCGGCTCCAAGTCCGCCGGCCAATTCACAGCATAACTGACCAGCAACTTCACTATTTCGACGTGCCCCGCCCTTGCCGCGATGTGAAACGGGGTCTCCCTCTCTACGTTTTCCATTGTAAGGTGGGTTTCACATGATTTGAGGATTAACTTGGCAATATCTTTGTGGCCTTGCTTTGCGGCAATATGGAGAGCAGTGTTGTCTTGAGGGGTTAAAGAATTGAGGACCTTGGGATCCTTTTCAATCAGATCTCTCAACTTTTCGGCATCCCCCTGCGTTGCTGCTCTGTACAGCACAGGGTTCATGCTTGGTGCTGGCAGAATGCAATCAATGCTTCTCTCCGTCTCAGTGAGTAGAAGAATGGAGAATGGATCCGGTAATTGTTCGTATCACAAGTTACTATAGTGGCTTTTTAATTAGCTACCCTTCCAAATAATGGAAGCTTCAAAAATGGCTCCTCAGTAATTGTCATTGCAATATTCCTGGCATCCAAATGCACGAGCAAGTCATTAACCAAATACATATGAACAAAAGGAACAAAACGAAAGAATTAACAGAATATGGAACGTAATCAAAACAAAACAAATACCCTCCCCTTTCCCTTTTACATATTCTATCtataatttatttgattaaaattttaatgaatGATGAGCTTCTAATTCCAAACCTGATGTAATCATTTCCCTGCATCAACTCAGAAGACTGCAAGCTGCAGCCAGTGAGCAGAAATGATGCAAGGGTGAGTCGCTCTGGTTGGAGAAAGGACTGGATAATTATTCTTGAAAGCATTATTTATAAGTATAGATTTGTCACGGTTTTGTCCCTTGCTTGAATCCCTCGATGGAATAGGGAGTGCCTTCGGCATTCTGCCCACGCCGTAGGGCCCCTTGACCTTTTGCTGTTTCTAGAGGATGGACCACGTCCCATCTGGAAGAATGTATCTTTGAGTGCGACAGGACCTGAcgctttttttgaaaaaaaaaaagaaaaaaagcgaCTTGGGAGTTCAGTTAATAAATTCTTTCAATTATGAGTTGTTCAAGATTTTTGAAGGAATATGCGGTTGTTGCTTCCATTTTTCCTTCCGAGCTGATGCAGCAGATGTACTTTACGACTTGGACACGACAACTTCGGGAGCATAAACAAGAAAGGATAGATTCAGCATTGTCCTTTATCTCTCCAACtgggaattgattttgattattcttcttcttcttctttccgcaTTTTCTCCTTTTAAAGTGTCAACAGAAAATTGAGCATGTCATTAGCTTTGGATAAATTTTTAGAAGTCTTggttaagatccatcttctctctATAATTGTGGTCTGAAAGTCCAAGACTACCACCATGGCAGCCTAAATAGCATAAGCTAGTCCTTACGCCCTGGTTCTGCTTGATGTAGAAAAAAAACACGATTGGCTAGAAAGATTTAGATAATTTTTGGAATTTTGAGAAAATctctataatttttattgatgcTGAAATGTCCTAATTGGATGGTTAGGATGAGTATTTAAAGAGTTCTCCTTCTAGTATAAAAAGACTTGCCAAGCAAGAAAAGTGCAAAGACTAAAAGAAGATCCCCTAATTAAAGAAATAACATCTAGCTAACTTTGGCAAGAAAATATTCCATAGCGATAATCAATAAATTAGGCAAGAAAATGTGTCATAAGATAACCGCTAATTAAGCAACTTATGCAAATTTaagaaaatttatcctatatatcAGTCCCCTACATTTGCAAAGAACTCATCCTCGACTTAAGCTCAGGATAAAGTCACTCGCCTAGTGGATGGCACTCATATAGATGAACAACATTGAAGGCCTTTAAAATCGACACATCCTTAAGAAGATCCATCATGTAGGCATGTCAttaattttcttcaaaattttgaatggatCATAAATTTTTGGCTTGAGCTTGTTATAGGTACTAGCAAGGAATCTTTCTTTCCACAAGAAGACTACTGCCAGACCCCTTCTTCGAACATTTTTTGCTTTCAGCAGTTGCTGTgcattttactttttattttttttttttcattttaaaagtgTTAAATACCCTCTCCTTTCTTTCGGTAAAACAACAGTTCCCTTATAGCCCCATCTAAAAAGTAATAATTCTTTCTTCCTCTATGAGCATGTATGTCATAATGCTTGGTATCCAAGTAAAATATAGCATAGATAACATTATCTTTATATTTTCTGATTAAAAAGGAAACATgagaatttttcattaccttgagtGTAGGGCCATTCTTGATCCATCCTAGTTGGTATGTTTCAGGGTGTGTTTTGTCGGCAAATACAAGTAGTTGACTACTAAATTTGAGATAACATTTTCAAAACTGTCATGGTCATTGATTAACTAGCAGACCTTCAGTTTAAGTGAGCACTCTAAGTGAAAAAGCAAATGCTCCAGCTTCAGTTTTTCCTGCTTAGAAATATGTAGCAACCTTCACACGATATAAGAAATTTGTTCACCTTCTTTCTTGACAATCTCTGTAAATCATGTTCATCGTACTCTCACCATCCTCTATCTCAAGATCATAGTTTGCTAGGTGTACATACTTTTGTGCAGGACATGCTCTTGAATTATGACTAGGCTCACCACATCTATAGCACTTGTATGCAATAGATTTTGCATATGGATTCATTATAACCTCCTTGGAAATAGCCCTACCAATTTGCTTTGTGGCCCCACTACGTACTGTGGATTTCTGCACTTCGATTAGCAGCAATTGATGAGTGAGGAGGGGCAATAGCGGGTTGTTTCACCTTATCAAAAGTTTGTGTAGCAATTCTGAAGAATCTTGCCTACGTTCTCAAGTGTCTAGCTGATATGATAATAACCTCTCCACCTTTACTGCCAGGTTATAAACTTCATCCACCGTTGACACAGTCTGAGGACCGATTTGCTccggaatggagaacttcaagtCATGATTATACCTCATTTTTTGTGGCTAATTTATCCCTGATAAATCACAGTAAATTGAAAATAAGAGTGTCACGCCCCGAATCCAACAtctggatcggatacgtgatggccgcacactccttagagcaagccctaaagaatatgcaaggccaaattaaatcattacaattttATCaactataatatttaatttcaataataattcataaaacttacataattataattaa
Coding sequences within it:
- the LOC105035335 gene encoding protein ACCELERATED CELL DEATH 6, which produces MNPVLYRAATQGDAEKLRDLIEKDPKVLNSLTPQDNTALHIAAKQGHKDIAKLILKSCETHLTMENVERETPFHIAARAGHVEIVKLLVSYAVNWPADLEPDQGPLRMRNKLGNTPLHEAVKHRHSQAAWELLDGDPAVGHLTNLSKETPLHIAAREGLASVVREILEHPWVAEEEEMQPPQSGTGSPLHQAALGGHINIMDMLLTERSDLIKVVDESGDTALHYAARKDNARMVEMLLKKDTSLVYVTNYDGQSPLHVASDSGSNLVIKELLKYCPDAAEQVDSAGMNALHIAVMSGKVSSLKCLLKNIQPEEIINQRDVNGDTPLHLAAKHSRIQSSLQLIDDKRVDPCILNNKGCTARKVIESLEPSEPLGPYQMYIWKKLKKREAKKFSKQQLPKIGMSRSFRKKASVPDEHFKLSVETYTLVAALIATVTFAASFTMPGGFHQQYGYALLGKHAAFKAFVISNTIAMCSSIIVIFCFIWAWKDPVRFKLYQLTWGHRLTIVACLAMIITLMTSVFLVVHDECLWLAIVVILIGCSTPFIVGAILGKDVMFIPL